The proteins below come from a single Odontesthes bonariensis isolate fOdoBon6 chromosome 18, fOdoBon6.hap1, whole genome shotgun sequence genomic window:
- the c18h6orf47 gene encoding uncharacterized protein C6orf47 homolog yields MASVLGRAWGWVRSWGNSVPAENTPTLTPESQTQPGRGGWGQRVWSPWIWGGWRGQSAQCPGGAAEEFWEAQEKLQPMGSPGKQAEAASQQSGWWSRYVSTLYLWPRKTEPGGLRRRRGEAWEQDIDGDFSDYGTPPPSPPPSSQLTSPFRLFAHSLTVETLPEHYDICFNFLRHLFDLFVVAFLWTVSPPAKLILEVLGLQGALRLWVHGMAMFLVSTVGMAGLLWLIQEYLPEFALIYGIVQALVISVSVRQSVILGVEEDKEETDMEAKKPDEVRDSKKPKDELRT; encoded by the coding sequence ATGGCATCTGTGTTGGGCAGAGCGTGGGGGTGGGTGCGCTCATGGGGCAACAGTGTCCCAGCTGAGAATACCCCAACTTTGACACCCGAGAGCCAAACGCAGCCAGGCAGAGGTGGCTGGGGCCAAAGGGTGTGGAGCCCCTGGATCTGGGGAGGGTGGAGAGGACAGAGTGCCCAGTGCCCAGGTGGTGCTGCAGAGGAGTTCTGGGAGGCGCAGGAGAAGCTTCAGCCCATGGGAAGCCCAGGGAAACAGGCGGAGGCCGCCTCCCAGCAGTCTGGGTGGTGGAGCAGATACGTCTCCACCTTGTATCTCTGGCCAAGAAAAACAGAGCCAGGTGGACTGAGACGGAGGAGAGGTGAAGCATGGGAGCAGGACATCGATGGGGACTTTTCTGACTATGGAACACCACCTCCGTctcctccaccttcctctcAGCTGACGTCTCCTTTTCGACTCTTTGCACACAGCTTGACGGTGGAGACCCTCCCAGAGCACTACGACATCTGCTTCAACTTCCTCCGCCACCTGTTCGACCTGTTTGTTGTGGCTTTCTTGTGGACGGTGTCCCCCCCTGCCAAGCTGATCCTGGAGGTGCTGGGGCTCCAGGGAGCGCTGAGGCTGTGGGTTCATGGCATGGCCATGTTTTTGGTCTCCACAGTGGGAATGGCAGGCTTACTGTGGCTGATCCAGGAGTATCTCCCTGAGTTTGCTCTGATCTACGGCATCGTGCAGGCGCTGGTGATATCAGTCAGTGTTCGACAGAGTGTGATCCTCGGTGTGGAGGAAGACAAAGAAGAGACTGACATGGAAGCCAAGAAGCCCGATGAAGTGAGAGACAGTAAGAAGCCTAAAGACGAGCTGAGAACATG